In Deferribacter desulfuricans SSM1, the following are encoded in one genomic region:
- the dmpI gene encoding 4-oxalocrotonate tautomerase DmpI — MPIITAEGPKIDDLEKRKEFVKTVTAAASKYFNLPEESIIILIKENSPENVSVGGILISEKDTKNND, encoded by the coding sequence ATGCCAATTATCACAGCTGAAGGGCCAAAAATTGATGATTTGGAAAAAAGAAAAGAATTTGTAAAGACAGTCACAGCGGCAGCTTCAAAATATTTTAACTTGCCAGAAGAATCAATCATTATCCTGATAAAAGAAAATAGCCCTGAAAATGTCAGTGTCGGAGGTATTTTAATATCAGAAAAGGATACAAAAAATAATGATTAG
- a CDS encoding arsenic resistance protein yields the protein MISILTLIRKKLYLFVFFSFILALVLGNIYDFSKINIKPISIFAVYLMLFPMLTSMEIEKIKNATKDYKLIFATLFLAFIVASLNAHILATTIFEDKPELALGLIIVGAIPCSNMLIGWSGIAEAKVESAFVIAVIGLLLIPLLSPIIIQLNGNTFININGIKIFYSLR from the coding sequence ATGATTAGTATACTAACATTAATTAGAAAAAAATTGTATTTATTTGTGTTTTTTTCATTTATTTTAGCATTGGTTTTAGGCAACATTTACGACTTTTCAAAAATAAATATTAAACCTATTTCAATATTTGCTGTCTATTTAATGTTATTTCCTATGTTAACTAGTATGGAAATAGAAAAAATAAAAAATGCAACAAAAGATTATAAACTAATTTTCGCAACTTTATTTTTAGCTTTTATTGTAGCATCATTAAATGCTCATATTTTAGCTACAACAATTTTTGAAGATAAACCAGAGTTAGCATTAGGATTGATTATAGTTGGTGCAATCCCTTGCTCAAATATGCTTATTGGATGGTCGGGAATAGCTGAAGCAAAAGTTGAAAGTGCTTTTGTAATAGCTGTTATTGGTTTATTGTTAATTCCACTATTATCACCCATTATTATACAACTTAACGGAAATACATTCATAAATATAAATGGAATTAAAATTTTTTATAGCTTAAGGTAG
- a CDS encoding DsrE family protein — MAKGVECESLSNEKFNIKEQIEQFAEKAGKILACGTCLKIRQKEGTETCPISTMKDLYDLINESDKVVTF; from the coding sequence TTGGCTAAGGGGGTAGAATGTGAGTCTTTAAGTAATGAAAAGTTTAATATTAAGGAGCAAATTGAGCAGTTTGCTGAAAAAGCTGGAAAAATATTAGCTTGTGGTACATGTTTAAAAATTCGTCAAAAGGAAGGAACAGAAACATGCCCTATTTCCACAATGAAAGATTTATATGATTTAATAAATGAATCTGATAAGGTAGTTACTTTCTGA
- a CDS encoding IS256 family transposase, translating to MNNYNLAELFEKRKDIREIFMEFMSKQFVNFLEKLGEIEREVHCSLNADSKNGYYTRNFNTIFGKVEGVKIPRTRKIKFQPSFLEPYKRTTFELDDIVISMYQGGCSTRDIVRTLENLLGQKYSPKWVSKITDDILEELEKYHNRRFEQWYPILFIDGTYLKLKRGTVSSEVIYTVMGIDEDGHKEILAFYTFGGSGESALNWKELLYELRERGLQEPILVVADGLKGIKEAVLEVYPKADFQTCVVHKVRSSLSKVRKRDESAVTEDMKNIYMQENEEEFLRNFEIFRRNWSYKYPEMVASWERDLPELMTYLKYPALMRPYIYTTNPLERFHKEVKRRSKVIEVFNDKKALEKVVFLVILEMNGSYRTRKMKHWNYFLIVLKNKRVEKYGRLQEDKNLTQN from the coding sequence ATGAATAATTATAATTTAGCTGAATTATTTGAAAAAAGAAAGGATATTAGAGAAATTTTTATGGAATTTATGTCAAAACAGTTTGTTAATTTTTTAGAAAAGCTTGGAGAAATAGAAAGAGAGGTCCACTGTTCATTAAATGCTGATAGTAAGAATGGATATTATACACGCAATTTTAATACAATTTTTGGTAAAGTAGAAGGGGTAAAAATACCAAGGACACGAAAGATAAAATTTCAGCCATCATTTTTAGAGCCATATAAACGTACAACGTTTGAATTAGATGATATAGTGATATCAATGTATCAGGGAGGTTGTTCAACCAGGGATATAGTGCGAACATTAGAGAATTTACTTGGTCAGAAGTATTCTCCAAAGTGGGTGAGCAAGATAACTGATGATATTTTGGAAGAGTTGGAAAAATATCACAACAGAAGATTTGAACAATGGTATCCGATTTTGTTTATAGATGGCACATATTTAAAATTGAAAAGGGGTACGGTATCAAGTGAGGTTATATACACAGTTATGGGAATTGATGAGGATGGTCATAAAGAGATTCTTGCATTTTACACATTTGGTGGTAGTGGAGAAAGTGCATTAAACTGGAAGGAATTGCTATATGAGCTTAGGGAGAGAGGGTTACAGGAGCCAATATTAGTTGTAGCAGATGGTTTAAAAGGTATCAAAGAAGCAGTACTTGAGGTTTATCCTAAAGCAGATTTTCAGACTTGCGTAGTTCACAAAGTGCGGAGCTCATTATCCAAGGTACGCAAGCGGGATGAGAGTGCTGTAACTGAAGATATGAAAAACATATACATGCAAGAGAATGAAGAGGAATTTTTAAGGAATTTTGAGATATTTCGCAGGAACTGGTCATATAAATATCCAGAGATGGTTGCATCATGGGAAAGGGATTTGCCAGAGTTGATGACTTATTTGAAATATCCAGCTCTAATGAGACCATATATTTACACTACAAATCCTTTGGAGAGGTTTCATAAGGAGGTTAAAAGACGATCTAAGGTAATTGAAGTATTTAATGATAAGAAAGCGTTAGAAAAGGTAGTATTTTTAGTGATATTGGAGATGAATGGTAGTTATAGAACCCGTAAGATGAAACATTGGAACTATTTTTTAATAGTATTGAAGAATAAGAGAGTTGAGAAATATGGTAGATTACAGGAGGATAAAAATCTTACACAAAATTAG